A genomic stretch from Edaphobacter aggregans includes:
- a CDS encoding alpha/beta hydrolase has translation MKLTFVSIAGLGCLCLWLFGANHVLPVAAAPVPAVKTPKGSERTVVLWPNGAPGALGKGEADVPKLYVYPATGAGVRSAVIVMPGGGYRNLSMEKEGGDEARWLNEHGVTAFVLEYRLGPRYGFPSPMLDAARAIRYVRSHAMEMGIAKDKIGLWGFSAGGHLAAYLATTNDDGNTNSPDPIERVSSRPDFAILSYARLSLDPTIPRKTSLEGLIGAHPTQAMLDTVSVERRVTKDTPPCFLFATTGDETVNAMNSTAFYNALNRAGVPAELHIFERGSHGAGMAQGLTRAPELAIYPTLVANWMQIHGWMAPEDLKSPVLLKGK, from the coding sequence ATGAAACTAACGTTTGTCTCGATTGCAGGGCTTGGCTGCCTTTGCCTTTGGCTTTTTGGCGCCAATCATGTGCTGCCGGTTGCGGCTGCGCCTGTCCCCGCCGTGAAGACGCCGAAGGGATCCGAACGAACGGTGGTGCTTTGGCCAAACGGCGCTCCCGGCGCGCTGGGCAAGGGTGAGGCCGATGTCCCGAAGCTGTATGTGTATCCAGCGACAGGGGCTGGGGTGCGCTCGGCGGTAATCGTGATGCCCGGAGGCGGGTACAGAAATCTGTCGATGGAGAAGGAAGGCGGCGACGAAGCGCGGTGGCTCAACGAGCATGGCGTCACGGCATTCGTGCTGGAGTACCGGCTGGGACCGAGGTACGGTTTCCCTTCCCCGATGCTGGATGCAGCCCGGGCGATTCGGTACGTGCGAAGCCATGCGATGGAGATGGGAATCGCGAAAGACAAGATTGGCCTGTGGGGATTCTCGGCTGGCGGACATCTGGCGGCCTACCTGGCGACGACAAATGACGACGGCAACACCAACTCTCCTGACCCGATCGAAAGAGTGAGCAGCCGGCCGGACTTTGCGATTCTTTCCTATGCCCGGCTGAGTCTGGACCCGACGATTCCGCGCAAGACGAGTCTGGAGGGTCTGATCGGGGCGCATCCGACGCAGGCGATGCTCGATACTGTATCGGTCGAGCGCCGGGTGACGAAAGACACTCCGCCATGCTTCCTTTTTGCGACCACGGGAGATGAAACGGTAAACGCGATGAATTCAACGGCCTTCTATAACGCTTTGAATCGGGCGGGGGTGCCGGCTGAGCTCCATATCTTCGAACGCGGATCGCACGGCGCAGGCATGGCGCAGGGATTGACCCGCGCACCGGAACTGGCCATCTACCCGACACTGGTAGCGAACTGGATGCAAATCCACGGATGGATGGCACCGGAAGATTTAAAGTCGCCGGTTCTATTGAAAG
- a CDS encoding VWA domain-containing protein, with translation MKSLLLACLFGSLATALLGQSQSAVPPQSASDQTPASTAPTIAVDARLVNLPVVVRDKKGALVQNLTKDDFTLQVDGHPQTIRYFDIDKNLPMTLGLLVDTSLSQRDVIDEERTASSAFLDQMLTTPKDQAFVIQFARQVELLQDLTSSRPKLQAALKDIDTPSANSGSSGDPNDSGTDSEGRRRRTGGTALYDAAFLASDELMSKQKGRKALIILSDGVDNGSKETLTKALEATQRADTIIYAIYFKGQEHGGFGNPSHGGGFPGGRGGGYPGGGYPGGRGGGYPGGGYPGGGGSGRGGGGGQGSHIDGKKVLQQMADETGGRLFEVSKKQNVAQIYNQIAEELRAQYRLGYTPDQAAAADGYHQLELTTHRKDLIVQTRDGYYTGK, from the coding sequence ATGAAGTCCCTCCTGCTCGCCTGTCTCTTTGGGTCGCTTGCAACCGCCCTTCTCGGCCAGTCGCAATCTGCTGTTCCGCCCCAATCCGCCTCGGATCAGACCCCCGCCTCAACCGCTCCTACCATCGCCGTCGATGCCCGCCTCGTCAATCTGCCTGTCGTCGTCCGCGACAAGAAGGGCGCGCTGGTCCAGAACCTCACCAAAGACGACTTCACCCTCCAGGTCGACGGCCACCCCCAGACCATCCGCTACTTCGACATCGACAAAAACCTCCCTATGACTCTCGGCCTGCTCGTTGATACGAGCCTCAGCCAGCGCGACGTCATCGATGAAGAGCGTACTGCCAGCAGCGCCTTCCTTGACCAGATGCTCACCACGCCAAAAGATCAGGCCTTTGTCATCCAGTTCGCCCGCCAGGTCGAGCTCCTCCAGGACCTTACCTCATCCCGCCCCAAGCTCCAGGCTGCACTCAAAGACATCGACACACCGAGCGCCAATAGTGGCTCTTCGGGCGATCCAAATGACTCCGGCACAGACTCGGAAGGCCGCCGCAGACGCACCGGTGGAACCGCCCTCTACGACGCCGCCTTCCTCGCCTCCGACGAACTGATGAGCAAGCAGAAAGGCCGCAAAGCTCTCATCATCCTCTCCGATGGCGTCGACAACGGCAGCAAGGAGACCCTGACCAAGGCCCTTGAAGCTACCCAGCGCGCCGACACCATCATCTACGCTATCTACTTCAAGGGGCAGGAACATGGGGGCTTTGGCAATCCCTCGCATGGCGGCGGCTTTCCCGGTGGCCGTGGCGGCGGTTATCCCGGCGGAGGCTACCCCGGCGGCCGCGGCGGCGGGTACCCCGGTGGAGGTTATCCGGGAGGGGGCGGTAGCGGCCGCGGCGGTGGCGGCGGTCAGGGCAGCCACATCGACGGCAAGAAGGTTCTGCAGCAAATGGCCGACGAGACCGGTGGCCGTCTCTTTGAGGTCAGCAAGAAGCAGAACGTTGCCCAGATCTACAACCAGATCGCCGAAGAGCTTCGCGCCCAGTACCGTCTCGGCTACACGCCTGACCAGGCTGCGGCCGCCGACGGATATCACCAGCTCGAGCTAACCACTCATCGCAAAGACCTTATCGTCCAGACCCGCGACGGATACTACACCGGCAAGTAG
- a CDS encoding thioredoxin family protein — translation MFSISRNILAGAVLILTMVPLSHAQNVPFVKKHLYSETANPTADIAAALKQARAEHKRVILDFGGDWCGDCQVLDIYMHQSPNAELLAKHFIVVHVDIGQMDHNVAVAEKYKVPIKKGVPALAVLDAHGNLLYSQANKEFENMRNMRSEDVTAFLNKWKAHPAPTPKA, via the coding sequence ATGTTCTCCATCTCTCGCAACATCCTCGCAGGCGCTGTGCTTATCCTCACCATGGTGCCCCTCTCGCATGCCCAGAACGTCCCCTTCGTCAAAAAGCATCTCTATTCCGAGACTGCCAATCCCACTGCCGACATCGCTGCTGCCCTCAAGCAGGCGCGAGCCGAACACAAGCGCGTCATCCTCGACTTTGGCGGAGACTGGTGCGGCGACTGCCAGGTCCTCGACATCTACATGCACCAAAGCCCCAACGCTGAGCTCCTCGCGAAGCACTTCATCGTCGTCCACGTCGACATCGGCCAGATGGACCACAACGTCGCCGTCGCCGAGAAATACAAGGTACCGATCAAAAAGGGCGTACCTGCTCTCGCCGTCCTCGACGCCCACGGCAACCTCCTCTATTCGCAGGCGAACAAAGAGTTCGAGAACATGCGCAATATGCGGTCCGAAGACGTCACCGCCTTCCTCAACAAATGGAAGGCTCATCCAGCTCCTACGCCGAAAGCTTAA
- a CDS encoding YihY/virulence factor BrkB family protein has product MRRFLRIPVILQRAVLRAVDHDCFNLSQSAAYSAMVALFPALIVAATIIALLPDTAPVRSQLGAFFNRIIPPYVIPILQSYFDPTPPHHPSSSHLLVPALVVSITGASSVIATFMEGIRRANRLPADCWTFIGRRVRAFALVPLSLVPLAIASSLVVFGHFITTWIALHVMPSVRTPVFIVALIIRWTVALAGSVCLIALIYNMGTPLRQPWRKVLPGAFIATVMWFVATLTFGWYVTRFANYTRVYGSLGAAIALLFWLDIISLCVICGAEFNHEYNAHFSPTIHTHSNA; this is encoded by the coding sequence GTGAGACGATTCCTTCGCATCCCGGTCATCCTCCAACGTGCGGTTCTTCGCGCGGTAGACCACGACTGTTTCAACCTCTCACAGTCGGCAGCCTACTCCGCCATGGTCGCACTCTTCCCGGCCCTCATCGTGGCTGCAACGATCATTGCGCTTCTACCTGACACGGCACCCGTCCGCTCTCAACTTGGCGCTTTCTTCAACCGCATCATCCCGCCTTACGTCATACCAATCCTTCAGAGCTACTTCGATCCCACACCGCCCCATCACCCTAGTTCTTCGCATCTCCTCGTACCCGCCCTGGTTGTCTCAATCACCGGAGCGTCCAGCGTCATCGCAACCTTTATGGAAGGTATCCGCCGGGCCAATCGTCTCCCCGCGGACTGCTGGACCTTTATCGGACGCCGAGTCCGCGCCTTTGCTCTAGTCCCGCTCTCGCTCGTCCCTCTTGCCATCGCCAGCTCACTCGTCGTCTTCGGCCATTTCATCACGACCTGGATCGCCCTGCACGTCATGCCCTCGGTCCGTACCCCCGTCTTCATCGTCGCGCTGATCATCCGCTGGACAGTTGCCCTCGCCGGCAGCGTCTGCCTCATCGCCCTCATCTACAACATGGGCACCCCTCTGCGGCAACCCTGGCGCAAAGTCCTTCCAGGAGCCTTCATCGCGACTGTCATGTGGTTCGTTGCCACCCTCACCTTCGGCTGGTACGTCACCCGTTTTGCGAACTATACCCGAGTCTACGGTTCCCTCGGCGCGGCCATCGCTCTTCTCTTCTGGCTCGACATCATCTCCCTCTGTGTCATCTGCGGGGCCGAGTTCAATCACGAGTACAACGCCCACTTTTCGCCCACTATTCACACCCATTCAAACGCTTAA